A genomic window from Streptomyces sp. NBC_01429 includes:
- a CDS encoding terpene synthase family protein yields the protein MSCVSEQRLAQQLPAVPFYCPVPPARHQSVEVLNDQTVRWMLQQRLDTDEQQIKRLAVCDFGGLTASTMPYGQLEPLTLMSKFHAVLFSLDDGVCDESAATADLLAQETSRIMRAVESPDAGSPNDSPHTAALRRLRVELERYASPRQLRRMTEAMRVYTSGLVWEASWRGRSELPSLDDYVTLWMRAIGMAPSTAMIEIVGGFSVTDEDLHDPRVRALTEITWTLVSWDNDLYSRNKELERADDNLNLIDVVCQEQDCEPQRALVRVVTMRDRIMVLFDRLSAQVLDGANEELRRYVTGLGQFVRGHLDWASACPRYAVPSGPKATPGGWWKRQPADNSLEPLPIPTIAWWWDQLEPVR from the coding sequence ATGTCCTGCGTCTCGGAACAGCGCCTGGCCCAGCAGCTCCCCGCTGTGCCGTTCTACTGCCCTGTTCCGCCCGCGCGGCACCAGTCCGTCGAAGTGCTCAACGATCAGACCGTACGGTGGATGCTCCAGCAGCGGCTCGACACGGACGAACAGCAGATCAAACGGCTCGCCGTGTGCGACTTCGGCGGGCTGACCGCGTCGACCATGCCCTACGGGCAGCTCGAACCGCTCACCCTGATGTCCAAGTTCCACGCCGTGCTCTTCTCGCTGGACGACGGCGTGTGCGACGAGTCCGCGGCCACGGCGGACCTGCTCGCCCAGGAGACCTCGCGGATCATGCGCGCCGTGGAGTCCCCGGACGCGGGCTCGCCCAACGACTCTCCGCACACGGCGGCGCTGCGCCGGCTGCGGGTGGAGCTGGAACGGTACGCCTCACCGCGCCAGTTGCGGCGGATGACGGAAGCGATGCGCGTCTACACCTCGGGGCTGGTGTGGGAGGCGTCCTGGCGCGGGCGGTCCGAACTGCCGTCGCTGGACGACTACGTCACCCTGTGGATGCGCGCCATCGGCATGGCCCCGTCCACCGCGATGATCGAGATCGTCGGCGGCTTCTCGGTCACCGACGAGGATCTCCACGACCCCCGGGTGCGGGCCCTGACCGAGATCACCTGGACCCTCGTCAGCTGGGACAACGACCTCTACTCCCGCAACAAGGAGCTGGAGCGGGCCGACGACAACCTCAATCTGATCGATGTCGTCTGCCAGGAACAGGACTGCGAACCGCAGCGCGCGCTCGTCCGGGTGGTGACCATGCGGGACCGGATCATGGTGCTCTTCGACCGGCTGTCCGCGCAGGTCCTCGACGGGGCGAACGAGGAGCTGCGCCGGTACGTGACCGGGCTCGGCCAGTTCGTCCGGGGCCATCTCGACTGGGCGTCGGCCTGCCCCCGCTACGCCGTGCCGTCCGGGCCGAAGGCCACCCCGGGCGGGTGGTGGAAGCGGCAGCCCGCCGACAACAGCCTGGAGCCGCTGCCGATTCCCACCATCGCCTGGTGGTGGGACCAGCTGGAGCCGGTGCGCTGA
- a CDS encoding cytochrome P450, protein MNTPFSHRPGPDDHAAPPPGCPAHGLSSHDMSGLAGLNGTSPGGPTGAPGTPPPGGLRRLYGPEAENDPMALYEKLRAEHGSVAPVLLQGDVPAWLVLGHSENLHMTRTPSQFSRDSRRWRALHDGTAPPDHPLAPIFTWQPICVFADGADHERLRGAVTDSIARIDHRGVRRYINRYSNRLVNDFCRDGRTDLVGRFAEHLPMMVMAQILGMPEEYNERLVQAARDMIKGTETANESNAYVMAALIRLVKRRRAAPEEDFATWLVEHEAGLTDDEVSQHLRLVLIAAYETTANLIANVLRMVLTDPRFRAQLSGGHMTLPEAVEQTLWDEPPFTAIFGRWAVGDTELGGQRIKAGDAMIVGIAAANVDPVVRPDLNAHMQGNRAHLAFSGGPHECPGQDIGRAIADTGIDALLMRLPDLQLAVDERELRYSGALMSHQLMELPVTFAPRPPQDVTGPPSPSTAVPRPQWQVESPRPPRSVHPPVAGAGGTVTAEAAPATSAATATADAPAAPGSAASIPEQRTGSAPQRAWQALSRWWNGN, encoded by the coding sequence GTGAACACCCCCTTCTCCCACCGGCCCGGGCCGGACGACCACGCCGCCCCGCCGCCGGGCTGCCCGGCCCACGGCCTGAGTTCCCACGACATGAGCGGCCTGGCCGGCCTGAACGGTACGAGCCCGGGCGGCCCCACCGGCGCCCCCGGCACCCCGCCGCCCGGCGGGCTGCGGCGGCTGTACGGGCCCGAGGCGGAGAACGACCCGATGGCGCTGTACGAGAAGCTGCGCGCCGAGCACGGTTCCGTGGCGCCCGTACTGCTCCAGGGCGACGTACCGGCGTGGCTGGTGCTGGGGCACAGCGAGAACCTGCACATGACCCGCACGCCCTCGCAGTTCTCGCGCGACTCCCGGCGCTGGCGCGCGCTGCACGACGGAACCGCGCCCCCCGACCACCCGCTGGCCCCGATCTTCACCTGGCAGCCGATCTGCGTGTTCGCGGACGGCGCCGACCACGAGCGGCTGCGCGGCGCGGTCACCGACTCGATCGCGCGCATCGACCACCGGGGCGTACGGCGCTACATCAACCGCTACAGCAACCGTCTGGTGAACGACTTCTGCCGGGACGGCAGGACCGATCTGGTCGGCCGGTTCGCCGAGCACCTGCCGATGATGGTGATGGCGCAGATCCTCGGCATGCCGGAGGAGTACAACGAACGGCTGGTGCAGGCCGCCCGCGACATGATCAAGGGCACCGAGACCGCCAACGAGTCCAACGCCTATGTGATGGCCGCGCTGATCCGGCTCGTCAAGCGCCGCAGGGCAGCGCCCGAGGAGGACTTCGCGACCTGGCTGGTGGAGCACGAGGCCGGGCTCACCGACGACGAGGTCAGCCAGCATCTGCGGCTGGTGCTCATCGCGGCGTACGAGACCACCGCCAACCTCATCGCCAATGTGCTGCGCATGGTGCTCACCGACCCGCGGTTCCGCGCGCAGTTGAGCGGCGGCCACATGACCCTGCCGGAGGCGGTCGAGCAGACGCTCTGGGACGAGCCGCCGTTCACCGCGATCTTCGGCCGCTGGGCGGTCGGCGACACCGAACTCGGCGGCCAGCGCATCAAGGCGGGCGACGCGATGATCGTGGGCATCGCGGCGGCCAACGTGGACCCGGTGGTACGGCCCGATCTCAACGCCCACATGCAGGGCAACCGAGCCCATCTCGCCTTCAGCGGCGGCCCGCACGAGTGCCCGGGGCAGGACATCGGCCGTGCCATCGCCGACACCGGGATCGACGCGCTGCTGATGCGGCTGCCGGATCTCCAGCTCGCGGTGGACGAGCGCGAACTGCGCTACTCCGGCGCGCTGATGTCCCATCAGCTGATGGAGCTGCCGGTGACGTTCGCACCCCGGCCCCCGCAGGACGTGACCGGCCCGCCGAGCCCGTCGACCGCCGTGCCGCGCCCGCAGTGGCAGGTGGAGTCGCCCCGGCCGCCGCGCTCCGTACACCCGCCGGTGGCGGGCGCCGGGGGAACGGTGACGGCGGAGGCGGCCCCGGCCACCTCGGCCGCCACGGCCACGGCCGATGCCCCTGCCGCCCCGGGCTCCGCCGCGTCGATCCCCGAGCAGCGCACGGGCAGCGCGCCGCAGCGGGCCTGGCAGGCGCTGTCCCGCTGGTGGAACGGGAACTGA